One genomic segment of Belonocnema kinseyi isolate 2016_QV_RU_SX_M_011 chromosome 2, B_treatae_v1, whole genome shotgun sequence includes these proteins:
- the LOC117166825 gene encoding glucose dehydrogenase [FAD, quinone]-like codes for MDPKVPFLTFVSFYIAVLSQTSFTSATKGCCQCYFNDTAYMNEACRGVTPFMTILQTLLMARCDISDPCRRTGSDQVPQEEWFDFIIVGAGVAGPILARRLSDYPWWSVLLIEAGPEEPSITAVPGLAFNAINTSLDWKYLTEPTRPYPTACLENGGRCAWPRGKMVSGTAGMNGMMYIRGHPEIYNKWARAGNPGWSYNEIEHYFERAENPMNPKLVADEMFKRTETGGPLTINLFEHKPVFSEELLNAAKELGYKIGKMHGYNQTGFMVAPMVTSDGLRGTTSRFYLRPVAGRKNLHVLINAHVTKVLINKWQMHAHGVELIDKQGNKRIVKANKEIILTSGAIGSPHILLNSGIGPKEDLAHFGMHIHKDLPVGRTLFNHVSVGVPMSIKDDNYEILTMDAVNQFIRNRTGPLTSTGLTQVTAFMESSYATPGVSDLQVFFDGYSSVCPKTGHHLECSDGRIGVCPQRRKIVARPTVVIAKSRGYLQLGSTNPLDYPLIYPNYFTDEKDMKILIEGIRKVIQLTETKAMRKWDLRLEEKPHRWCSRYHFNTDAYWECIIRAQTGPENHQAGTCKMGPRSDPEAVVDSELRVHGIPNLRVADASIFPVLPNANPIAPIAMVAEKCADLIRSRWISSVKNKN; via the exons CCCTTTATGACCATATTGCAGACTCTACTTATGGCGAGATGCGATATTTCAGATCCTTGTAGACGAACTGGGTCTGATCAAGTGCCTCAAGAGGAatg GTTCGATTTTATAATCGTGGGAGCTGGAGTAGCAGGACCAATTTTGGCAAGAAGGCTCAGTGATTATCCATGGTGGAGCGTTTTATTAATTGAAGCTGGTCCAGAGGAACCTTCAATCACTGCTGTTCCAGGATTAGCTTTTAATGCAATAAATACATCTCTGGATTGGAAATACCTTACAGAACCTACGCGACCATATCCAACTGCGTGTCTgg AAAATGGTGGAAGATGTGCTTGGCCCAGAGGAAAAATGGTGTCTGGCACAGCTGGAATGAATGGAATGATGTATATTCGAGGTCATCCTGAAATATACAACAAATGGGCTCGTGCTGGAAATCCAGGCTGGTCTTATAACGAAATTGAACACTATTTTGAACGAGCAGAAAATCCCATGAATCCCAAATTAGTAGCAGACGAAATGTTCAAAAGAACCGAAACAGGAGGACCACTAACCATCAATCTCTTTGAGCACAAACCTGTATTTTCCGAAGAATTGCTAAATGCAGCAAAGGAATTAGGctataaaataggaaaaatgcatGGGTATAACCAAACCGGTTTTATGGTTGCTCCAATGGTGACTTCGGATGGTCTTAGGGGTACTACTTCCAGATTTTATTTGAGGCCAGTTGCTGGAAGaaaaaatcttcacgttttgataAACGCCCACGTGACCaaagtattaataaataaatggcaAATGCACGCGCATGGCGTAGAGTTAATTGACaaacaaggaaataaaagaaTAGTAAAGGCgaataaggaaattattttaacgTCTGGTGCCATAGGATCCCCacatattcttttgaattctggaATTGGACCAAAAGAGGATTTAGCTCATTTTGGGATGCATATTCATAAGGATCTTCCGGTTGGAAGAACTTTGTTTAATCATGTCTCTGTGGGAGTTCCGATGAGCATTAAGGATGACAATTATGAAATATTGACAATGGATGCTGTTAATCAGTTTATTAGGAATAGAACTGGACCATTAACTAGTACAGGACTCACTCAAGTTACTGCTTTTATGGAAAGTAGTTATGCTACTCCTGGTGTGTCAGATTTGCAG GTATTTTTCGACGGATATAGTTCTGTCTGTCCAAAAACTGGTCATCATTTGGAATGCTCGGATGGTAGAATTGGTGTTTGTCCTCAGAGAAGAAAAATAGTTGCTCGCCCAACAGTTGTGATTGCAAAAAGTCGAGGTTACCTTCAACTTGGATCTACTAATCCACTTGATTATCCACTAATCTATCCTAATTATTTTACTGAtgaaaaagatatgaaaattttaatcgaaGGGATCAGAAAAGTCATTCAACTCACTGAGACGAAAGCTATGAGGAAATGGGACCTGAGGCTAGAAGAAAAACCACATCGTTGGTGTTCTAg ATATCACTTTAACACAGATGCTTATTGGGAGTGCATAATTCGAGCCCAAACTGGTCCTGAAAATCACCAAGCAGGAACTTGTAAAATGGGACCAAGAAGTGACCCAGAAGCTGTTGTGGATTCAGAACTTCGAGTTCACGGAATTCCCAATCTCCGAGTAGCGGATGCTTCCATATTTCCTGTATTACCAAATGCCAATCCCATAGCACCTATTGCTATGGTGGCAGAAAAATGTGCTGACTTAATTAGAAGTAGATGGATAagtagtgttaaaaataaaaattaa